The Candidatus Krumholzibacteriia bacterium genome includes the window TACCAGACCACGCGCGAGCAGGCCCACTGGGTGGGCGAGAAGGAGTCCCGGGGCTGCTGCTACGCCGACAGCTTCGACAGCATCCCCTTCCAGCGCATGCCCAACGTCTGGTTGGAGGCCGGGAAGGACGGCAAGTCGCTCGACGATCTCATCGCCATGGTCGACGACGGCATCCTCATCGACGGGCGCGGCTCGTACTCCATCGACCAGCAGCGCTATAACTTCCAGTTCGGCGGCGACGCTTTCTGGGAGATCAAGAACGGCAAGAAGGGGCGCATGCTGGCCGATGTGGCCTACCAGAGCAAGACCGCGGATTTCTGGAATTCCTGCTCCGCCATCGCCGAGCAGCGCTACTGGGTGAACTTCGGTCTCACCAACGACGGCAAGGGCCAGCCGAGCCAGGTCAATGCCATGAGCCACGGCTGTGCTCCCTCGCTCTTCCGCCAAATCAACGTCTTGCGCACGGAGTAGATCATGCCGCACGAACTGCCGAGCGAGAAGGAGTGCCGGCGCCTGGCGGAACGCGCCTTGGGCTTCGCGACCGCCGAGGACGCCTCGGTCTCCTTCGTCTTCGAACAAGCGTCGAACACCCGCTTCGCCAACAACGAGATCACCACCTCCGGCGCTGGCGACGAGATCACCGTCGTCGTCACCGCCACCAAGGAGACGCGGACTGGCCGGGTCACCATGAACGAGACGAGCGACGAAGCGCTGCAGCGCGCCATGCGCCGCGCCGAGGAACTCGCCGGCTTCCTGCCAGCCGATCCGGAGTACGTCGGCTCGCTGCCGCCGCAGAAGTACCTCGACATCCGCGCCTGGGACGATGCCACTGCCCGCACCGGCGCCGCCGAGCGGCTCCCCGGCGTGCGTGCCGTGGTCGAGCCGGCGTCGAAGGAGAAGATGAACAGCTCCGGCTTCTCCACCGACAGCGCCGTCGTGCGCTGCGTGGCCAACAAGGCCGGCAACTTCGGCTGGTTCCGCTCCACCGTCGCCACCTTCAGCGCCACCGTCCGCACCGCCGACGGCACCGGGTCGGGTTGGGCCGAGCAGTCGGCGTGGCGCGCCAAGGACATGGAGTTCGACGCCGTGGCGGCAAAGGCGTTACGCAAGGCGCGGGAATCGGCGCAGCCGAAGATGCTGGAGCCCGGGGATTACACCGTGATCCTCGAGCCTGCGGCGGTGGCTTCCTTCCTGGGCAGCGTGGGCTTCGGCCTTTCGGCGCGCGCCGCTGAGGAAGGGCGCTCCTTCTTCGCCAAGACAGGCGGTGGCACCCGGCTCGGCGAGAAGCTCTTTCACGACTCCGTGACGCTCCGCAGCGATCCCACCGATCCGCGGCGGCCCGGGCTGCCGTGGGGCGGCGGCGGTTTCGGCGGGGGCGGAGGAGGCGGTGGCTTCGGCGGCGGCGCCGAGGCGGCCCTCGCCACGCAACCCATCGCCTGGATCGAGCGTGGCGTGGTGACGAATCTCTCGTACGATCGCTACTGGGCCAAGAAGAGCGACCGAGAGCCCACGCCTCCGGCGGGAAACCTCGTTCTCGAAGGTGGCGAGGAGACCCTCGAGTCCCTCATCGGCTCCACCGATCGCGGTGTGCTCGTCACCAACTTCTGGTACATCCGCTCGGTGAACCCGCAGACGCTGCAAGCCACCGGGCTCACGCGCGATGGCGTCTGGTGGATCGAGAACGGCAAGATCCAGCACCCGGTGATGAACTTCCGCTTCAACGAGAGTCCCGCGGTGCTGCTGGCGAACGTGCTGGGCATGACCAAAGCCGTGCGGGCGGGGAACATGGTTGCTCCCGCCATCAAGGCCAGCGCCTTCACTTTCTCCAGCCTGAGCGACGCGGTGTAGCGCCACGCCGGGAGGAACTGACGCGTCTCTTCGAGCGGATCGAGCCGGAGCTGCACCGCTTTCCGGCGATCGATCCCCCTACCTTCCGCCGCGCGGTTGTCGAGGCGGTGCGCTCCCGCGGCGCGCCATGAGAGGATCTTCCGCCTCCCCTCGCGTCGCGACTCTCGCGGCCTCGGCGTAGAGCGCCGCCGCCCGGGTGGCGTCCACCTTCGGGTCGAGCCAGGTCTCCTTGGGCACGTCGAGCCAGCCGTGGTTGAGGCGAGGGCGCGCCAAGCGGTGCACGTTCAGGAGATGCCGCACCGTGATGTTGTCCGTGTCGAGATTTCCCGCCCCGGTGCCGCAAGCGAGGGTGAGCGACGGGGGCAAGGCGTTGAAGATGCCACCGATGGCTCCCTCCGTGGCTGGCTGGTTGACCACGATGCGCCCGGCATTCATCTGCCTGAAATCCGCGATCACCGCTTCGTCTTTCGTATGCACGGCCACCGTGTGACCCACGCCCCCGAGCCGGGTCACCGCCGCGCAGGTGTCGAGCGCCGCCGCGTAGTCCGGAACCACATAAATCGCCAGCACCGGCGCCAGGATCTCGTGCGACAGCGGGTGTTCGGCGCCGATGC containing:
- a CDS encoding TldD/PmbA family protein, which gives rise to MPHELPSEKECRRLAERALGFATAEDASVSFVFEQASNTRFANNEITTSGAGDEITVVVTATKETRTGRVTMNETSDEALQRAMRRAEELAGFLPADPEYVGSLPPQKYLDIRAWDDATARTGAAERLPGVRAVVEPASKEKMNSSGFSTDSAVVRCVANKAGNFGWFRSTVATFSATVRTADGTGSGWAEQSAWRAKDMEFDAVAAKALRKARESAQPKMLEPGDYTVILEPAAVASFLGSVGFGLSARAAEEGRSFFAKTGGGTRLGEKLFHDSVTLRSDPTDPRRPGLPWGGGGFGGGGGGGGFGGGAEAALATQPIAWIERGVVTNLSYDRYWAKKSDREPTPPAGNLVLEGGEETLESLIGSTDRGVLVTNFWYIRSVNPQTLQATGLTRDGVWWIENGKIQHPVMNFRFNESPAVLLANVLGMTKAVRAGNMVAPAIKASAFTFSSLSDAV